The genomic region ATGTAGGCTTCGGATGCGTATCGACGCATCATTCTTTGACTGTTGAAATATGAGGCTAGCTTGCTGATCGCCTGTTTCATCATCCAGATCCAGCGCGCGCGATCATCGTAGAAGAGCGGTAACACCACATCCTCGATCTTGCGATATAATGCTTCCGCATCGCTCTCGCTTTTTCCTTGCGCATCGATCGACCAGCCGGTCACGCCGTCAATGCAACCCTCAATCCACCAGCCGTCAAGCGTGCTCAGATTGAGCACGCCGTTCAGGGCAGCTTTCATTCCGCTTGTCCCCGAGGCTTCGAGCGGTGGCTGTGGCGTGTTGAGCCAGACATCGGCACCTGCGATCAGCGCTTTGGCCGTCGCCATGGTGTAATTTGGAATGAACGCAATCGGGATGCGGTCGGAGAGTTCGGCGCTGACGCGGTGAATCTCACGGATCATTTCCTTGCCGCCGACGTCGCGCGGATGCGCTTTTCCGGCAAGAACGATTTGAAACGGATGACGCGCCGCAATGGACAAGAGGCGCTCCTTATCGGTGAACAACAGGTTGGGGCGCTTATAGCCCGTCATACGCCGTGCAAAGCCGATGATCGGCAACTCCGGATCGAATATCGTGCCCGTCGTATCGCGGACGAGATCGCAGAGATCTGTCTTCCCGGCCAAGTGCGACGACCAGATCGCATCATCCGAAAGCTGGTCTGCGCGAACCAGCATCTCGGGATCGTGCCACCAGCGCGGGAAATTTGTCTCAAAGAGCTCGCTGAACCGGGGATGCACCCAAGTTTCGGAGTGTATACCGTTGGTGATCGCCTGGATGTCATAACCCGGGAACATCACCCGCGCCGTTTCGGCGTGACGCCGCGCAACACCATTCACATAGCCACAAAGATTCAACGCCAGTCGCGTCATGTCGAGCCGATCCGAGCCAGCAAACATACGAAGATCGTCGACCGAAATGATCTTGCCGGCGATGCTCTGGAACAGGTCGTAGCCAAACCGATCATGACCAGCATCGACGGGCGTATGTGTCGTAAAAATGCAAAGATCACGTACGCTGGCAAAGACCAAGCCGTTTTGGTCACCGACTGGACTAGCCCCCGCGCGTCGAAAGCGGCGCATCAGTTCAATAGTCAGCAGCGCGGCATGGCCCTCATTAAGGTGATAGGTGTGGAGAATGAAACCCAGTGCGTCGAGAATGCGCACGCCCCCGATGCCCAGAATGACTTCTTGCTTTAGACGATAGACCTCGTCACCGCCGTACAGGCAATTCGTGAGCTCGCGATCTTGCGGAGCGTTTTGGTCGAGGTCGGTGTCCAAGAGCAGTACCGGGATTTGCTCACCCAGTGGACCGGCGTGAATATAAAGCCAAGGACGGATCCAAACGCACCGGTCTTCGATGTCCACGCCGACCATGGCCGGCAGCGGCCGCGCCCAGGTCGCGGGGTCCCACGTGTCGGGGTGCTCTAATTGCCGCCCCTCGGGGTCGATTTCCTGCCGGAAATAACCTTGCTT from Planctomycetia bacterium harbors:
- the glgP gene encoding alpha-glucan family phosphorylase; the encoded protein is MNELGYFVSRTRIAYFCMEIALRPEMHTYSGGLGILAGDTVRSCSDLGLPVVFVTLVSKQGYFRQEIDPEGRQLEHPDTWDPATWARPLPAMVGVDIEDRCVWIRPWLYIHAGPLGEQIPVLLLDTDLDQNAPQDRELTNCLYGGDEVYRLKQEVILGIGGVRILDALGFILHTYHLNEGHAALLTIELMRRFRRAGASPVGDQNGLVFASVRDLCIFTTHTPVDAGHDRFGYDLFQSIAGKIISVDDLRMFAGSDRLDMTRLALNLCGYVNGVARRHAETARVMFPGYDIQAITNGIHSETWVHPRFSELFETNFPRWWHDPEMLVRADQLSDDAIWSSHLAGKTDLCDLVRDTTGTIFDPELPIIGFARRMTGYKRPNLLFTDKERLLSIAARHPFQIVLAGKAHPRDVGGKEMIREIHRVSAELSDRIPIAFIPNYTMATAKALIAGADVWLNTPQPPLEASGTSGMKAALNGVLNLSTLDGWWIEGCIDGVTGWSIDAQGKSESDAEALYRKIEDVVLPLFYDDRARWIWMMKQAISKLASYFNSQRMMRRYASEAYIR